One genomic region from Microcystis panniformis FACHB-1757 encodes:
- a CDS encoding DUF4258 domain-containing protein, with the protein MIEEIRQKVRQNQFEFSQHAVNQSILRQISVQELREAMEQSEIIEDYPADKYGASCLLLGFTLINRALHIHCSYPSRPLLKIITLYEPDPNLWIDFKSRRTPDVN; encoded by the coding sequence ATGATTGAGGAAATTCGTCAAAAAGTTAGACAAAACCAATTTGAATTTTCTCAACACGCTGTCAATCAAAGTATCCTGCGTCAGATCAGTGTTCAAGAATTACGGGAGGCGATGGAACAAAGCGAAATTATTGAAGATTATCCAGCTGATAAGTATGGTGCAAGCTGTTTACTTTTGGGATTTACTCTAATTAATAGAGCCTTACACATTCATTGTAGCTATCCCTCTCGCCCTTTGCTCAAAATTATTACCCTATATGAACCCGATCCAAATTTATGGATTGATTTTAAATCAAGGAGAACACCAGATGTCAACTAA
- a CDS encoding clan AA aspartic protease — MMQGPVNQRCEATLSIALRNNKTAQMVDAVIDTGFSGFLTLPSDIIATLGLSWEGRDIATLGDGTFCTFEVYIGRVIWDGQYREIYINESETLPLIGMQLLRGYDLRIQAIEGGLVTIEALE, encoded by the coding sequence ATGATGCAAGGTCCTGTGAATCAAAGGTGTGAAGCGACCTTATCGATCGCGCTCAGGAATAATAAGACAGCGCAGATGGTAGATGCTGTAATTGATACAGGATTTTCGGGTTTTCTCACTTTGCCGTCTGACATAATTGCCACATTGGGGTTGAGTTGGGAGGGCCGAGATATTGCCACATTAGGTGACGGAACTTTCTGTACGTTTGAGGTTTACATCGGGCGCGTGATTTGGGATGGGCAATATCGTGAGATTTACATCAACGAATCAGAGACACTTCCACTAATCGGGATGCAGCTATTGCGAGGTTACGATCTGCGGATTCAAGCGATCGAGGGTGGTCTAGTCACGATTGAGGCTTTGGAGTAG
- a CDS encoding Ycf34 family protein: MCICINCYFVDRCLTYHAVETQHQERHLTETPDFEAKNPSINVNIRTKEDYIEMEWDVVGCDSFLRETGKWSSLRPGEPIPT, encoded by the coding sequence ATGTGTATTTGTATTAACTGCTATTTTGTTGATCGCTGTCTCACCTATCATGCCGTAGAAACACAACATCAGGAACGTCATCTCACCGAGACACCGGACTTTGAAGCGAAGAACCCTTCTATTAACGTTAACATTCGCACCAAGGAAGATTATATCGAAATGGAATGGGATGTGGTGGGTTGCGACAGCTTTTTACGGGAAACTGGTAAATGGTCTAGTTTGCGTCCGGGTGAACCAATTCCCACCTAA
- a CDS encoding YgiT-type zinc finger protein, producing MNPIQIYGLILNQGEHQMSTNSRPETLIEQEVTYTLEINGNFFIIENVPARVCVETGERFFAPETVERLQEIIWENKRPKRVIETPVFDFAS from the coding sequence ATGAACCCGATCCAAATTTATGGATTGATTTTAAATCAAGGAGAACACCAGATGTCAACTAATTCTAGACCAGAAACCTTAATTGAACAAGAAGTTACCTATACCCTTGAAATCAATGGCAATTTTTTTATTATAGAAAATGTCCCCGCTAGAGTCTGTGTAGAAACAGGAGAGCGTTTTTTTGCACCAGAAACTGTCGAACGCTTGCAGGAAATTATCTGGGAAAATAAGCGACCAAAACGGGTAATTGAAACACCAGTATTTGACTTTGCTAGTTAG
- a CDS encoding ISAs1 family transposase — protein MLSLIEKLKQVKDFRKDKGKRHPLWIVLVVIILGTMLGYSGYRELGEFAKNNRHRLSKEFNIIPERVPSYSTIRRVMMGVDWQSLLKMFNEWALQEYGQRDDINWLGIDGKSLKNTLKNPNNEQQNFIMFISLFSQESGLVLHLKRIENKKGSEIDEGQAIIEDCSLQNKVFTGDALHCQKKTISLIAKTKNDYVITVKGNQKNLYKRIQDLSNSSKPESCFLEQDNSHGRKISRKIEVFKVRKNERKGFENLRRIVKVERKGSRGDKTYEETAYYISSLTESAEVFAKIIRGHWKIENQLHWVKDVIFEEDKSEISDFQAASNWSILTTIGLNLFRGLGFLSITEGQRWLAERWEKLIVLST, from the coding sequence ATGTTGAGCTTAATAGAAAAACTAAAACAAGTCAAGGACTTTCGGAAAGATAAAGGAAAAAGACACCCTTTATGGATAGTATTAGTAGTAATAATACTAGGAACAATGCTAGGATACTCAGGTTATAGAGAACTAGGAGAGTTTGCTAAAAATAATCGGCACAGGCTGAGTAAAGAATTTAACATAATTCCAGAAAGAGTCCCATCCTATTCAACAATTAGAAGGGTAATGATGGGAGTTGACTGGCAGAGTTTGTTAAAAATGTTTAATGAATGGGCATTACAAGAATATGGACAAAGAGATGATATAAATTGGCTAGGCATAGATGGAAAAAGTCTCAAAAACACCCTAAAGAATCCTAACAATGAACAACAAAATTTTATCATGTTTATCTCATTGTTTAGTCAAGAAAGTGGCTTGGTATTACACTTAAAAAGAATCGAAAACAAAAAAGGGTCTGAAATCGACGAAGGGCAAGCTATAATTGAGGATTGCTCTCTCCAAAATAAAGTTTTTACTGGGGATGCTTTACACTGTCAGAAGAAAACAATCAGCTTAATAGCCAAGACTAAAAATGACTATGTTATCACCGTTAAAGGAAATCAGAAAAATCTTTATAAGCGAATACAAGACCTGAGTAATTCCTCAAAGCCAGAAAGTTGCTTTCTCGAACAAGATAATAGTCATGGACGAAAAATATCAAGAAAAATAGAAGTTTTTAAAGTGAGGAAAAATGAAAGAAAAGGGTTTGAAAATCTGCGAAGAATTGTTAAAGTAGAAAGAAAGGGTAGTCGCGGGGATAAAACTTATGAGGAAACAGCTTACTATATCAGTAGCCTAACCGAATCCGCCGAAGTATTTGCTAAAATTATTCGAGGACATTGGAAAATAGAAAATCAGTTACATTGGGTAAAAGATGTAATTTTTGAGGAAGATAAAAGCGAGATCAGTGATTTTCAAGCGGCCAGCAATTGGTCAATTCTCACAACTATAGGATTGAATCTTTTCAGAGGTTTGGGTTTTCTCTCAATCACAGAGGGACAGAGGTGGTTAGCTGAACGTTGGGAAAAACTGATAGTTTTATCGACGTAA
- a CDS encoding HAD-IB family phosphatase translates to MSKIVFCDFDGTITAVETFAGMLKEFAPDLSAQIMPQMYARTLSLRRGVRQLLESIPSQKYADILAYAESKPIRPGLAELLAFLQERAIPFIIISGGLQGMIETVLKREGLLDKVTAIYGVNLYTQGEYLQVHSDWENETELVAKALIMAKYSGVETIAIGDSVTDITMARKADLVFARDRLIDYLQAENQPYIPWDNFFEIREYLLLRD, encoded by the coding sequence ATGAGTAAAATTGTTTTCTGTGACTTTGATGGCACTATCACCGCCGTGGAAACCTTTGCGGGTATGCTCAAAGAATTCGCCCCCGATTTATCAGCCCAAATTATGCCCCAAATGTACGCTCGCACTCTCAGTTTGCGCCGGGGTGTCCGTCAACTGCTAGAGTCGATACCGAGCCAAAAATACGCCGATATTCTTGCCTATGCCGAAAGCAAGCCAATTCGCCCCGGATTAGCTGAATTACTCGCTTTTTTACAGGAGCGAGCCATCCCTTTTATTATTATCTCCGGTGGTCTCCAAGGCATGATTGAAACGGTCTTAAAACGGGAGGGACTATTAGATAAGGTGACGGCAATTTATGGGGTCAATCTTTATACGCAAGGGGAATATCTGCAAGTTCACTCCGATTGGGAAAATGAGACGGAATTAGTAGCTAAAGCCTTGATTATGGCCAAATATTCGGGAGTAGAAACTATTGCGATCGGTGATTCTGTTACCGATATTACCATGGCTAGAAAGGCCGATCTAGTTTTTGCTAGGGATCGTTTAATCGATTATCTGCAAGCGGAAAATCAACCCTATATTCCTTGGGATAACTTTTTTGAGATTCGTGAATATCTGTTATTGAGAGATTAG
- a CDS encoding PEP-CTERM sorting domain-containing protein, translating to MKTSTAIKKLSMTAAGIAFFAGTVVLNAQQAVAVVLLPNGVWQSGQIESDPASNNPTSWDFTIAPGFQGAFDLVDQFIAGDVYDIYNGATLLGSSDFTPKTPPFPYLPSGNPGLDADWAAASTYSSASLLFGPGSYSLSLAPSSTFPGGLPAGYSVRLNQTAVAVPEPASVLGLLAIGVLGAGSALKRKLK from the coding sequence ATGAAAACTTCGACTGCAATTAAAAAACTGTCAATGACTGCTGCTGGCATAGCATTCTTTGCTGGAACTGTGGTACTTAATGCACAACAAGCAGTAGCGGTAGTCTTATTGCCCAACGGTGTGTGGCAATCCGGGCAAATTGAGAGTGATCCAGCATCCAACAACCCCACCTCGTGGGACTTTACGATTGCACCGGGATTCCAGGGCGCCTTTGATTTGGTCGATCAATTTATTGCTGGAGATGTTTACGACATTTACAATGGGGCTACTCTTTTAGGTAGTAGCGACTTTACACCTAAAACACCCCCATTCCCCTATCTGCCGAGTGGCAATCCTGGACTTGATGCTGACTGGGCGGCCGCAAGTACTTACAGTTCGGCTTCTCTACTCTTCGGACCAGGAAGTTACTCTCTATCATTAGCACCATCATCTACTTTCCCCGGCGGCCTTCCTGCGGGCTATTCTGTGCGGTTGAACCAGACTGCTGTTGCTGTTCCCGAACCTGCTTCAGTCTTAGGTTTACTCGCCATTGGTGTTTTAGGTGCGGGTTCAGCCTTGAAGCGCAAATTAAAATAA
- a CDS encoding IS630 family transposase gives MINLEFTEEEKNSLYYERFHHPHPRVQLKMEVLWLKSQKIPHQKICQLAGISPNTLLTYLRDYQEGGIEKLKEINFYRPKSELEFQKETLKKYFEKNPPATINEAVYRIEELTGIKRSPTQVRKFLKSMGMKCLKVGSLPSKADPDEQEDYKEKKLEPRLNEAKEGKRAVFFVDAAHFVMGAFLGFVWCFERLFVKSPSGRKRFNVLGALNAITHEVILVTYDNYITATQVCELRSKIAALGLMIPITLVLDNARYQKCKIVEELALSLSIELLYLPSYSPNLNLIERLWKLVKKKCLYGKYYENFSDFSSAIYECLNDAHLKHKKELDSLLTLRFQKFNKSQIMNV, from the coding sequence ATGATTAACCTAGAATTCACGGAAGAAGAAAAGAACTCACTGTATTATGAAAGATTTCATCATCCCCATCCCCGGGTTCAACTGAAGATGGAAGTTCTCTGGTTAAAAAGCCAAAAGATACCGCACCAAAAAATTTGTCAGTTAGCAGGAATCTCGCCAAATACCTTATTAACCTATCTTCGCGATTATCAAGAAGGCGGAATAGAAAAATTAAAAGAAATCAACTTCTATCGCCCTAAAAGTGAATTAGAGTTTCAAAAAGAAACCCTCAAAAAATACTTCGAGAAAAATCCACCAGCCACAATAAATGAAGCTGTATATAGGATAGAAGAATTGACGGGAATAAAACGAAGTCCTACCCAAGTGAGAAAATTTTTAAAATCAATGGGAATGAAATGTTTAAAAGTAGGTTCTCTTCCTTCTAAAGCTGACCCAGATGAACAAGAGGACTACAAAGAAAAAAAGCTAGAACCCAGACTAAATGAGGCTAAAGAAGGAAAAAGGGCTGTTTTTTTTGTTGATGCCGCTCACTTCGTCATGGGAGCATTTCTCGGTTTTGTTTGGTGTTTTGAGAGACTTTTTGTTAAGTCACCGAGCGGGCGTAAACGCTTCAATGTTTTAGGAGCATTAAATGCAATAACTCATGAAGTTATTCTGGTAACATATGACAATTATATTACGGCAACTCAAGTCTGTGAACTCCGGTCAAAAATAGCTGCTTTAGGACTAATGATTCCCATCACTCTAGTCTTAGATAATGCCCGCTATCAAAAATGTAAAATTGTTGAAGAATTGGCTCTTTCTTTGTCAATAGAGCTGCTCTATCTGCCGTCTTATTCACCTAATCTAAATTTAATTGAAAGGCTGTGGAAATTGGTCAAAAAGAAATGTTTATATGGTAAATATTATGAGAACTTTTCTGACTTTTCTTCAGCTATTTATGAATGTCTGAATGATGCCCATCTGAAACATAAAAAAGAACTGGATTCCTTGCTGACTCTACGATTTCAGAAGTTTAATAAATCTCAGATTATGAACGTCTAA
- a CDS encoding ABC transporter ATP-binding protein, with translation MQANLLEVRGATRRFGGLVAVDGVSFQVQKNEIFGLIGPNGAGKTTLFNLITGLIPLSSGDLIYQGDSLANYRPHQIAQAGIARTFQNLRLFGELSALENVAIAGHIHNSSNLWTGILGLPVSRREEEKTYKRAAELLDLVGLTDQSNRKARNLAYGDQRRLEIARALALQPQLLLLDEPAAGMNPSEKGSLSQLIRQIRDNLALTVLLIEHHVPLVMGLCDRIAVLDFGKLIALGDPATVRENPAVIEAYLGDE, from the coding sequence ATGCAAGCAAATTTATTAGAAGTGCGGGGGGCCACCCGTCGATTTGGGGGATTAGTCGCTGTCGATGGGGTTTCCTTTCAGGTACAAAAAAACGAGATTTTTGGCTTAATTGGACCTAATGGGGCGGGAAAAACAACTTTATTTAATCTGATCACTGGTTTAATTCCCCTATCCAGTGGTGATTTAATTTATCAAGGCGACAGTCTGGCTAATTATCGTCCTCACCAGATTGCTCAGGCGGGAATTGCCCGTACTTTCCAGAATTTGCGCTTATTTGGTGAATTATCGGCTTTAGAAAATGTGGCGATCGCTGGTCATATTCACAATAGCTCCAATCTTTGGACGGGAATTTTGGGTTTACCAGTTTCGAGAAGGGAGGAGGAAAAAACCTATAAAAGAGCGGCAGAATTATTAGATTTAGTCGGATTAACCGACCAAAGCAATCGCAAAGCCCGTAATTTAGCCTATGGTGATCAAAGACGCTTGGAAATTGCCCGCGCTTTAGCTTTGCAACCCCAGTTATTACTGCTCGATGAACCAGCAGCCGGGATGAATCCCAGCGAAAAGGGGTCATTAAGTCAGCTAATTCGACAAATTCGCGATAATTTAGCTCTAACCGTCCTGTTAATCGAACATCATGTGCCTTTAGTGATGGGATTATGCGATCGCATTGCTGTATTAGATTTCGGTAAGTTAATCGCTTTGGGAGATCCAGCCACAGTCAGGGAGAATCCTGCGGTGATTGAAGCTTATTTAGGGGATGAATAA
- a CDS encoding CCA tRNA nucleotidyltransferase translates to MSCQKNLDSLVKEVFAINQQELPENAYLVGGAVRDALLNRQKDYIDLDFVVPEKAIEIAQTIAHHYKAGFVVLDAVRQIARVVFPQGTLDFAQQEGESLEIDLKRRDFTVNALAYNLHTQEIFDPLGGLKDLGCQSLRMISRENLQDDPLRLLRAYRQAAQLDFEIEPHTRATIRSLAPLLRRVAAERVQSELNYLLLNSRGNKWLKSAWEDGLLSLWLRRITPAKMERVMGVEAAAGFLESLLPEKFIFSPSQLQLTKLALLVSDILAEAEKELIDLKYSRGEIRTVITVIKCLPPLKEPDNLSLREQYFIYLNTGKVFPVFALFALSMGINKNIVASLLTSYLDPDNIIAHPRPLLRGDDLINHLHLKPSPIIGKLLTEVQIAQIEGKVTVFQEAIDFAKKLL, encoded by the coding sequence ATGTCTTGTCAAAAAAACCTAGATAGTTTAGTTAAAGAAGTTTTTGCGATTAATCAGCAAGAATTGCCAGAAAATGCTTATTTAGTCGGTGGTGCTGTGCGAGACGCTTTATTAAACCGTCAGAAAGACTATATTGACCTAGATTTTGTGGTTCCCGAAAAAGCGATCGAAATTGCCCAAACTATTGCCCATCATTATAAAGCCGGTTTTGTGGTTTTAGATGCGGTTCGTCAAATTGCTCGCGTCGTTTTTCCGCAGGGGACTCTTGATTTCGCGCAACAGGAGGGAGAATCTCTGGAAATAGACCTAAAAAGACGGGATTTCACCGTTAATGCTCTCGCTTATAATCTCCACACCCAAGAAATTTTCGATCCTTTAGGGGGATTAAAAGATTTAGGCTGCCAATCTCTGCGGATGATTTCTAGGGAAAATCTCCAAGATGATCCCCTAAGATTATTAAGGGCTTATCGACAAGCGGCTCAATTGGACTTTGAGATCGAACCCCATACCCGTGCAACTATTCGTTCTCTTGCCCCTTTATTGCGCCGTGTAGCCGCCGAAAGGGTACAATCCGAGTTGAATTACCTTTTGCTCAATTCCCGTGGCAATAAATGGCTAAAAAGTGCCTGGGAAGATGGCTTATTATCCCTCTGGTTGCGTCGGATTACCCCCGCAAAAATGGAGCGAGTTATGGGGGTGGAAGCGGCAGCGGGATTTTTAGAATCTTTGTTACCAGAAAAATTTATCTTTTCCCCTTCTCAGTTACAGTTGACAAAATTGGCCCTATTGGTATCGGATATCTTAGCAGAAGCGGAAAAAGAGTTAATCGATCTCAAGTATTCCAGGGGGGAAATTCGCACGGTAATCACGGTGATTAAGTGTTTACCTCCCCTCAAGGAGCCAGATAATTTGAGTCTGCGGGAACAGTATTTTATTTATCTAAATACGGGAAAAGTATTTCCTGTCTTTGCCCTTTTTGCTTTATCGATGGGGATTAACAAAAATATCGTCGCTTCTCTGTTGACTTCCTATCTCGATCCCGATAATATTATCGCCCATCCCCGACCTTTATTAAGGGGCGATGATTTAATTAACCATTTACACCTGAAACCTAGTCCGATTATCGGTAAGTTATTAACCGAGGTACAAATTGCCCAAATTGAAGGCAAAGTTACAGTTTTTCAGGAGGCGATCGATTTTGCTAAAAAGTTATTATAA
- a CDS encoding carbon-nitrogen hydrolase family protein, which produces MKSYLAAAIQMTSQPDLEKNLAAAEELIELAVGKGAELIGLPENFAFMGAESDKIAQAETIALKADKFLRTMAQRFQVTILGGGFPVPVTGIADKAYNTAILVDGNGAELARYQKVHLFDVNVPDGNTYQESSTVMAGIDLPPIYGSDSLGKIGLSICYDVRFPELYRYLSQQGADVLFVPAAFTAFTGKDHWKVLLQARAIENTCYIIAPAQTGNNYERRYTHGHAMIIDPWGVVLADAGEEAGVAIAEINPQRLQQVRRQMPSLQHRVFV; this is translated from the coding sequence ATGAAATCCTATCTCGCCGCCGCCATTCAAATGACCAGTCAGCCGGATTTAGAGAAAAATCTCGCTGCCGCTGAAGAATTGATCGAACTTGCCGTGGGTAAAGGGGCGGAATTAATCGGTTTACCGGAAAATTTCGCTTTTATGGGGGCAGAAAGCGATAAAATCGCCCAAGCCGAGACTATTGCTCTCAAAGCCGATAAATTCCTCCGCACCATGGCCCAACGGTTTCAAGTGACCATTTTAGGGGGTGGTTTTCCCGTGCCGGTGACGGGTATTGCCGATAAGGCTTATAATACCGCTATTTTAGTCGATGGCAACGGTGCGGAATTAGCCCGTTATCAAAAAGTCCATCTCTTTGATGTCAATGTCCCGGATGGTAACACCTATCAGGAATCGAGTACAGTCATGGCAGGGATCGATTTACCGCCGATTTATGGCTCCGATAGCTTGGGCAAAATTGGCCTCTCGATTTGCTATGATGTGCGTTTTCCCGAACTCTATCGCTATTTATCGCAGCAAGGAGCCGATGTTTTATTTGTACCTGCGGCGTTTACAGCTTTTACGGGGAAAGATCATTGGAAAGTTTTGTTACAAGCGCGAGCGATCGAGAATACTTGTTATATAATAGCTCCCGCTCAAACGGGCAATAATTACGAACGCCGTTACACCCACGGTCACGCTATGATTATCGATCCTTGGGGTGTGGTTTTAGCCGATGCGGGGGAAGAAGCGGGAGTGGCAATTGCCGAAATTAATCCGCAACGTCTGCAACAAGTGAGACGACAAATGCCTTCCCTACAGCATCGTGTTTTTGTTTAA